The stretch of DNA TGGGTACGTGCGACGAACGTCGCCTCGGCGCCGAGCGCCACCGAGATGGGGTTGAACGGCTCGTCGATCGAACCGATGGGCGACGACTTCGTGATCTTGCCGATCTCGCTGGTCGGCGAATACTGGCCCTTCGTCAGGCCGTAGATCTGGTTGTTGAACAGCAGGATCTTCAGGTTCACGTTGCGCCGCAGGGCGTGGATGAGGTGGTTGCCGCCGATGGACAACATGTCCCCGTCACCGCCGACCACCCACACGTCGAGATCGGGGCGGGCGAGGGCGAGACCGGTCGCGATGGCGGGCGCACGCCCGTGGATCCCGTGCATCCCGTAGGTGTTCATGTAGTAGGGGAACCGCGCCGCGCAACCGATGCCCGAGATGAACACCGTGTCTTCTCGGCGCACACCCAGGTCGGGCATCATCATCTGCACGGCGGTCAGGATCGAGTAATCGCCGCAACCGGGGCACCACCGGACCTCCTGGTCCGAGGACCAGTCCGCCTTTGTGGTCTCGGGAACGTCGATGGTCGTGTCAGTCATCGAGGGCCTCCATGATCACGTTCTTGATCTCTCCTGCCGTGAAGGGCACCCCACGGACCTTGGTGATGGACTTGGCGTCGACGAGGTACTTCGCCCTCACGAGGTCGACGAGCTGTCCTGTGTTCATCTCCGGAACGAGCACGGTCTCGTAGCGCCTGAGGATCTCTCCCAGGTCGTTGGGGAACGGGTTGAGGTGCACGAGGTGGACGTGGTCTGCGCTGCGTCCCTCGGCGCGCAACCGGCGCAGCGCGCCCTTGCATGCACCCCAGGTCGAGCCCCAGCTGAGGACGAGGACGTCGGCAGGGCCCGCGGTGTCCACCTCGATGGGGTCGAGGTCTTCGGCGATGCGGTCCACCTTCGCCTGGCGGATCCGAGTCATCTCCTCGTGGTTGGCCGGGTCGTAGCTGATGTTTCCCGAACCGCTCTGCTTCTCCAGACCGCCGATGCGGTGCATCAACTCGGCGGTGCCGGGGATGGCCCATGGTCGGGCGAGGGTGTCGTCGTCACGCAGGTACGGCTCGAACACCGGGTTGCCGTCGTCGTCGGTGGCGTTCGTCTCGGTGGCGAACGTCGTGGAGATGTCGGGGAGGGAGTCCACGTCGGGGAGCTTCCAGGGCTCGGACCCGTTGGCGAGGTAGCCATCGGAGAGCAGGATGACCGGAGTGCGGTACTTGAGTGCGATGCGCACGGCCTCGATCGCAGCGTCGAAGCACTGGGAGGGCCGGTATGCAGCGACGATCGGCAACGGCGCATCGCCGTGGCGACCGTACATCGCCAACATCAGGTCCGAGGCCTCGGTCTTGGTGGGCAGACCCGTCGACGGGCCGCCACGCTGGATGTCGATGATCACGAGGGGCAGCTCGAGGCTGAGCGCCAGGCCGATCGCCTCGGACTTCAGCGCCACGCCCGGGCCACTCGTGGTGGTCAGGCCGATGTGTCCACCGAAGCTCGCGCCGATCGCCGAACACACCGCTGCGATCTCGTCCTCGGCCTGGAGGGTACGCACCCCGAAGTTCTTGCGGGCCGAGAGCTCGTGGAGGATGTCGGAGGCGGGCGTGATCGGGTAGGACCCCAGGAACAGCGGCAGCTTTGCCTGACGGCCGGCGGCGACGAGACCCCACGACAGCGCGGTGTTGCCGTCGATGTTCGTGTACGTCCCGGGGGCGTGGGGCGCCGCCCGGACCGCGTAGCGGGAGTCGAAGAGCTCGGCGGTCTCGCCGAAGGCGTGTCCGGCCTTGAACGCGGCGACGTTGGCCGCCGCGACGAGCTCACGGCTGCCGAACTTCTTGTCGATCCAGTCCATGGTGGGTTCGACTGGACGGTTGTAGAGCCACGAGACCAGTCCCAGCGCGAAGAAGTTCTTCGAACGTTCCGCATCACGGGGCTTGACCCCGAGGTCCTCACAGGCCCGCTTGGTGATCGAGGTCATCGGGACCGTGAACAACGTGTAGTTCGCGAGGCTCCCGTCGGTGAGCGGGTTCTCGTCGTATCCCGCCTTGGCCAGGTTGCGATCCTCGAACGCATCCTCGTTGGCGATGATCGTCCCGCCGATCTCGAGGCGGTGCAGCTCGCTCTTGAGCGCAGCCGGGTTCATCGCCACGAGCACGTTGGGTGCATCGCCGGGCGTCATGATGTCGTGGTCGGCGACCTGGATCTGGAACGCCGAGACCCCCAGGACGGTTCCCGCCGGAGCCCGGATCTCGGCCGGGAAGTCCGGCAGCGTGGCCAGGTCGTTGCCCAGCAGGGCGCTCGCGGACGAGAAGCGCTCCCCCGTCAGCTGCATCCCGTCGCCGGAATCGCCGGCGAAGCGGATGACGAGCGCGTCGAGTTCGCGCGTTTCGGGTGATGCGGTGTCGGTCACGGGATCCCCTTTGATACCTCGGTGACGCTTGGAGTCGGCAGACTTCGTTGCCGGGTCGGGTCGTCGGCGAGTGCCGAGGTTACCGCCCGGTGAGGTCGGTGAGCACGACCCTACCGGCAGTGTCGCAGTCGACGCTGTCGGAGGTCGCTCGACTCACGCAACGGTGATCGACTCGTCCAGGTAGACGTCTTGGATCGCGTTGAGCAGATCGACGCCCTCGCCGGTGGGCCGCTGGAAGGCCTTGCGCCCGCTGATCAGCCCCATGCCACCCGCGCGCTTGTTGACGACCGCGGTGGATACCGCCTCCGCGAGGTCCCCCGCGCCCGACGACGCGCCACCCGAGTTGATGAGACCGGCGCGACCCATGTAGCAGTTGGCGACCTGCCAGCGGCACAGGTCGATGGGGTGATCCGTCGTGAGCGTCGAGTAGACGAGGTCGTGGGTCCTTCCGAACCCGACGGCGCCGAAACCGCCGTTGTTCTCGGGCAGCTTCTGCTTGATGATGTCGGCCTCGATGGTCACGCCGAGATGGTTGGCCTGCCCGGTGAGGTCCGCTGCAGCGTGGTAGTCCACTCCGTCGGTCTTGAAGGCCTCGTTGCGGGTGTAGCACCACAGGACGGTGAACATCCCGAGCTCGTGCGCACGGGCGAACGCCTCGGCCACCTCGAGGATCTGACGGCGCGACTCGGAGGAACCGAAGTAGATGGTGGCGCCGATCCCGGCTGCACCGAGATCGTAGGCCTGGTCGACGCTGCCGTACATCGTCTGGTCGTACTGGGCCGGGTAGGAGAGCAACTCGTTGTGGTTGATCTTCACGATGAACGGGATGCGGTGCGCGTAGCGCCGCGAAACCGAAGCGAGGACCCCGAACGTCGACGCCACGGCATTGCAGCCACCCTCCACCGCCAACTCGACGATGTTCGCCGGGTCGAAGTAGCGCGGGTTCGGAGCGAACGACGCCGCGGCCGAATGCTCGATGCCCTGGTCCACGGGCAGGATCGACACGTAACCCGTGCCACCCAGACGTCCGTGGTCGAACAGCGACTGCAGGCTCCTCAGAACCTGCGGGCTGCGGTCGCTGTCGATG from Acidimicrobiales bacterium encodes:
- a CDS encoding 2-oxoacid:ferredoxin oxidoreductase subunit beta; the protein is MTDTTIDVPETTKADWSSDQEVRWCPGCGDYSILTAVQMMMPDLGVRREDTVFISGIGCAARFPYYMNTYGMHGIHGRAPAIATGLALARPDLDVWVVGGDGDMLSIGGNHLIHALRRNVNLKILLFNNQIYGLTKGQYSPTSEIGKITKSSPIGSIDEPFNPISVALGAEATFVARTHDMDRKHMMETFRRAWEHKGAAFVEVYQNCNVFNDGAFGAITKKDKRASMLIDLTHGEPITFDDGAKGVTMGADGRLRIVETADVNASDLLVHDETREDPSLAFALSRIASGPFMPTPVGVFRSVDRPEYATEVSRQLAYAQETSGPGDLHALLHSRPTWEVT
- a CDS encoding 2-oxoacid:acceptor oxidoreductase subunit alpha codes for the protein MTDTASPETRELDALVIRFAGDSGDGMQLTGERFSSASALLGNDLATLPDFPAEIRAPAGTVLGVSAFQIQVADHDIMTPGDAPNVLVAMNPAALKSELHRLEIGGTIIANEDAFEDRNLAKAGYDENPLTDGSLANYTLFTVPMTSITKRACEDLGVKPRDAERSKNFFALGLVSWLYNRPVEPTMDWIDKKFGSRELVAAANVAAFKAGHAFGETAELFDSRYAVRAAPHAPGTYTNIDGNTALSWGLVAAGRQAKLPLFLGSYPITPASDILHELSARKNFGVRTLQAEDEIAAVCSAIGASFGGHIGLTTTSGPGVALKSEAIGLALSLELPLVIIDIQRGGPSTGLPTKTEASDLMLAMYGRHGDAPLPIVAAYRPSQCFDAAIEAVRIALKYRTPVILLSDGYLANGSEPWKLPDVDSLPDISTTFATETNATDDDGNPVFEPYLRDDDTLARPWAIPGTAELMHRIGGLEKQSGSGNISYDPANHEEMTRIRQAKVDRIAEDLDPIEVDTAGPADVLVLSWGSTWGACKGALRRLRAEGRSADHVHLVHLNPFPNDLGEILRRYETVLVPEMNTGQLVDLVRAKYLVDAKSITKVRGVPFTAGEIKNVIMEALDD
- a CDS encoding class I fructose-bisphosphate aldolase, whose translation is MTDVTSLLGADADDLLSHECATIPAADLHLPGPDFIERVFIDSDRSPQVLRSLQSLFDHGRLGGTGYVSILPVDQGIEHSAAASFAPNPRYFDPANIVELAVEGGCNAVASTFGVLASVSRRYAHRIPFIVKINHNELLSYPAQYDQTMYGSVDQAYDLGAAGIGATIYFGSSESRRQILEVAEAFARAHELGMFTVLWCYTRNEAFKTDGVDYHAAADLTGQANHLGVTIEADIIKQKLPENNGGFGAVGFGRTHDLVYSTLTTDHPIDLCRWQVANCYMGRAGLINSGGASSGAGDLAEAVSTAVVNKRAGGMGLISGRKAFQRPTGEGVDLLNAIQDVYLDESITVA